From a region of the Tiliqua scincoides isolate rTilSci1 chromosome 4, rTilSci1.hap2, whole genome shotgun sequence genome:
- the PKIA gene encoding cAMP-dependent protein kinase inhibitor alpha produces the protein MTDVESTYADFIASGRTGRRNALHDILVSSTSGNSSELSLKLSELDLNKTEGEGDAQRNPAEQSGEAQGEAAKPES, from the exons ATGACTGATGTGGAATCTACATATGCAGATTTCATTGCTTCCGGAAGAACCGGGAGAAGAAATGCCCTTCATGACATCCTTGTATCCTCTACAAGTGGGAATTCTAGTGAACTATCCCTGAAATTATCAGAACTTGATTTAAACAAAACTG AAGGGGAAGGAGATGCACAAAGAAATCCTGCAGAGCAAAGTGGAGAGGCCCAGGGGGAAGCAGCAAAACCAGAAAGCTGA